In Jeotgalibaca arthritidis, a single genomic region encodes these proteins:
- a CDS encoding tRNA dihydrouridine synthase, protein MKENFWQELPRPFFILAPMEDVTDVVFRHVVAKAAAPDVYFTEFTNSESYCHPDGIESVRGRLTFTEDEQPIVAHIWGDKPEYFKQMSIGMAEMGFKGVDLNMGCPAPNVFKHGRGAGLIRRAEVAAELIQAAKAGGLPVSVKTRLGHAQVDEWKTWLRHVLEQDIANLSIHLRTKVEMSQVDAHWELIPEIKKMRDEIAPQTLLTINGDIPNYQVGLELVEKYGVDGVMIGRGIFQNPFAFEKEAKDHSPKELIDLMRFHLELFDEHSAANPRLFKPLRRFFKIYLREFRGANDLRIQLMDTQTTDEARALLDAFEAKYLTKETV, encoded by the coding sequence ATGAAAGAGAATTTTTGGCAAGAGCTACCACGTCCATTTTTTATTTTAGCACCAATGGAAGATGTGACTGATGTGGTTTTCCGTCATGTGGTTGCTAAAGCGGCAGCTCCTGATGTTTATTTTACAGAATTTACAAATAGTGAAAGTTACTGCCACCCAGATGGCATTGAAAGTGTGCGAGGTCGTTTGACGTTTACAGAAGACGAACAGCCGATTGTGGCACACATTTGGGGAGACAAACCAGAATACTTTAAACAAATGAGTATCGGTATGGCTGAAATGGGCTTTAAAGGTGTCGACTTGAACATGGGATGCCCGGCACCGAATGTGTTTAAACATGGCCGTGGCGCTGGTCTAATCCGTCGTGCTGAAGTAGCAGCTGAACTGATTCAAGCAGCTAAGGCTGGTGGATTACCCGTTAGTGTGAAAACACGTCTAGGGCATGCTCAAGTTGACGAATGGAAAACATGGTTGCGTCATGTGTTGGAACAAGATATTGCCAACCTATCCATCCATCTTCGTACAAAAGTAGAGATGAGCCAAGTTGACGCTCACTGGGAATTGATTCCAGAAATTAAGAAAATGCGTGACGAGATTGCGCCACAGACGCTGTTAACCATTAATGGTGATATTCCTAACTACCAAGTAGGGCTTGAACTAGTTGAAAAATACGGTGTTGATGGCGTCATGATTGGCCGCGGTATTTTCCAAAATCCATTTGCTTTTGAAAAAGAAGCAAAAGACCATAGTCCAAAAGAACTGATTGATTTGATGCGATTCCACTTAGAGTTGTTTGATGAACATTCGGCAGCTAATCCGCGTTTGTTTAAACCATTGCGTCGCTTCTTTAAAATTTACTTGCGTGAATTTAGAGGTGCTAATGATTTGAGAATCCAATTGATGGATACTCAAACAACTGATGAAGCACGCGCATTGCTAGATGCCTTCGAAGCAAAATATTTAACGAAAGAAACAGTATAG
- the rlmD gene encoding 23S rRNA (uracil(1939)-C(5))-methyltransferase RlmD, which yields MEKKRYPAEVLDITIQKLNSDGYGYARHIHPPDRGSNGKSLHIHVTNVVVGDVVRVTIDNAKGRGKAVVEYDELLKPGPSRNLAVPTDKFVPGGTPLQYMHYKDQLTYKMDMVKDYLAEKKFDTSLVKPIIGMDEPNRYRNKMEFTFGSNGELGLFQQGNFRRVIDLEDSILAPKMMIEVKQIVSEWQHHHQLPGYDKIEQEGLLRNLLLRYSFALDELMVVIYATKKPAELQPAVDDLVDRLTNQFSNLVSLQWIEHASATERVQADATYVLHGRDYMNDELNGFRYRIWPDTFFQANPVQAEKLVELALEMADVNKDMRVLDLFCGVGTFSLPLAERSKELAGIEIVENSILSARRNATDNGLDNTYFVVSDARQGLIDLKETWGFPDLLVLDPPRSGAGGKVMRSIARFGTDKVVYISCSPKSLADDLTWLRDFGYELITVQPVDQFPHTTHVECVVLLEKRNEV from the coding sequence ATGGAAAAGAAGCGTTATCCAGCAGAAGTACTTGATATTACAATTCAGAAACTTAATTCAGATGGTTACGGTTATGCCCGTCATATCCACCCACCTGACAGAGGGTCCAATGGAAAAAGTTTACATATTCATGTGACCAATGTTGTGGTAGGAGATGTCGTTCGTGTAACAATTGACAACGCAAAAGGTCGTGGTAAAGCAGTCGTTGAGTACGATGAATTATTGAAGCCAGGTCCGTCTCGGAATTTAGCAGTTCCAACGGATAAGTTTGTTCCAGGCGGTACGCCGTTACAGTATATGCATTATAAGGATCAACTTACTTATAAAATGGATATGGTAAAAGACTACTTAGCTGAAAAAAAATTCGATACAAGTCTTGTTAAACCGATTATCGGTATGGATGAACCAAACCGCTATCGAAACAAGATGGAGTTTACCTTTGGCTCAAATGGTGAGCTCGGACTCTTTCAACAAGGTAATTTCCGCCGAGTGATTGACTTGGAGGATTCTATTTTGGCGCCTAAAATGATGATTGAGGTAAAGCAAATCGTTAGTGAGTGGCAACATCATCACCAATTACCTGGTTATGACAAAATCGAACAAGAGGGTCTATTGCGTAATTTATTGCTGCGCTATTCCTTTGCGCTAGACGAGTTAATGGTTGTTATTTATGCAACGAAAAAGCCAGCTGAACTTCAACCAGCAGTGGATGACTTGGTTGATCGCTTAACGAATCAGTTCTCCAATCTAGTCAGCCTACAATGGATTGAACATGCCTCAGCTACAGAACGTGTCCAAGCCGATGCCACTTATGTGTTACATGGCCGAGACTATATGAATGACGAATTAAATGGTTTCCGATACCGCATTTGGCCGGATACCTTTTTCCAAGCCAATCCCGTTCAAGCTGAAAAACTAGTTGAACTGGCACTAGAAATGGCCGACGTTAACAAAGATATGCGCGTCCTAGATTTATTCTGTGGGGTGGGGACATTTAGTCTTCCGCTTGCCGAAAGAAGTAAAGAACTCGCAGGTATTGAAATTGTGGAAAATTCAATTTTATCTGCACGACGAAATGCGACCGACAATGGATTGGACAACACCTATTTTGTGGTAAGTGATGCCCGCCAAGGATTGATCGACTTAAAAGAAACATGGGGATTCCCAGATTTACTCGTATTAGATCCACCCAGAAGTGGGGCTGGTGGAAAAGTGATGCGAAGTATTGCTCGCTTTGGGACGGACAAGGTTGTTTATATTTCTTGTAGTCCAAAGAGTTTAGCCGATGATTTAACATGGTTAAGAGATTTTGGTTATGAGTTGATCACGGTTCAGCCGGTTGATCAATTCCCGCATACGACACATGTGGAGTGCGTAGTGCTTTTAGAAAAACGAAACGAAGTGTAA
- a CDS encoding IS3 family transposase produces the protein MTQTRYEAEYQTIKKLQKEGFKLIHLCHALGVSRAGYYKWLKRKPTVAEKRLRKLVELILQVYKEHKGIYGYRRITIYLNHFLNAKVNHKCVCRLMNLLNLKAVIRRKRYAYKRHNPLHIAENILNREFEKEYQSMEVLLTDVTEFKYGENSKAYLSAILDYGENKIVALKLSKHNNNALVRDTFQQIVDDIVPTQTLIHSDRGYQYTSYGFNDFVKKHQLTHSMSRVGKCIDNGPMENFWGIIKEEMYRLKTYMSFEELERDIEQYIGFYNTQRVTLKMDLSIPA, from the coding sequence ATTACGCAAACGAGGTATGAAGCAGAATACCAAACAATTAAGAAATTACAAAAAGAAGGATTCAAATTAATCCATCTCTGTCATGCTTTAGGTGTGAGCAGAGCTGGTTATTATAAGTGGCTGAAACGCAAGCCGACTGTGGCGGAAAAACGGCTGAGAAAGCTTGTTGAATTAATCCTTCAAGTCTATAAAGAGCATAAAGGTATTTATGGTTATCGTCGAATCACGATTTACTTAAATCATTTCTTGAACGCTAAAGTAAACCATAAGTGTGTCTGTCGTTTGATGAATTTACTGAACTTGAAAGCCGTTATCCGTCGGAAGCGCTACGCCTACAAGCGCCACAACCCGTTACATATCGCTGAAAACATCCTCAATAGAGAATTTGAGAAGGAATATCAATCGATGGAAGTCTTATTAACCGATGTGACAGAATTTAAGTATGGAGAAAACAGCAAAGCTTATCTTAGTGCTATATTGGATTATGGCGAAAATAAAATCGTGGCCTTAAAACTATCTAAACACAATAACAACGCCTTAGTTCGTGATACATTCCAGCAAATAGTAGATGATATTGTACCAACCCAAACACTTATTCATAGCGATCGAGGATATCAATACACGTCATACGGCTTTAATGATTTTGTGAAGAAACATCAACTCACCCACAGTATGTCTCGTGTGGGAAAATGCATTGACAACGGTCCAATGGAGAACTTTTGGGGCATTATCAAAGAAGAAATGTATCGGCTGAAGACTTATATGAGCTTTGAAGAATTAGAGCGTGATATTGAACAATATATTGGTTTTTATAATACCCAACGGGTGACATTAAAAATGGACTTAAGCATTCCGGCATAA
- a CDS encoding PadR family transcriptional regulator, whose amino-acid sequence MDQRLKRIYIPMTESSFYILYCLQEEMHGYSIGSKIETLTGGDMTISPGTMYGSLSKMEKDGLIRFIREEEKRKIYHITELGKTFLQKEISRIERLYQNSKGVVTHAKPIEVF is encoded by the coding sequence ATGGATCAACGACTGAAACGCATTTATATACCAATGACTGAATCCAGTTTCTATATTTTGTACTGCCTACAAGAAGAAATGCACGGCTACAGTATTGGCAGTAAAATAGAAACACTGACTGGAGGCGATATGACAATTAGCCCCGGCACCATGTACGGTAGCTTATCAAAAATGGAAAAAGACGGACTAATTCGCTTTATTCGAGAAGAAGAGAAACGAAAAATTTACCATATTACCGAACTCGGAAAAACTTTCTTACAAAAAGAAATTAGCCGTATTGAGCGGCTCTACCAAAATAGTAAAGGAGTTGTTACTCATGCCAAACCTATTGAAGTCTTTTAA
- a CDS encoding aspartate dehydrogenase domain-containing protein — translation MEKYRLALIGPGHLNGIVAQAYQDGLLPEFELVGVLGRSDERTRTFAEHFNCQACATIEELMALKPDFTSEAASPQAVRDYSEHVLRSGSNLVVVTAGAFADADLYQSVQQTARETGKRVYIASGAVGGFDVLRTAALMSPIKATMTSKKSIRSLFYSPLFKSHYPFITEPERAFTGSTTEAIQQLPFHYNVAVATALASAGPDQTTLNIDVVPDFVGDDYKIEIEGDEIKTELNIYSRTPRIAGWSIVAALQNAVAPIVF, via the coding sequence ATGGAAAAGTATCGATTAGCACTGATTGGACCGGGTCATTTAAATGGGATTGTAGCTCAGGCCTATCAAGATGGCTTGTTGCCAGAATTTGAATTAGTTGGCGTTTTAGGACGAAGCGACGAACGCACGCGCACCTTTGCAGAACATTTTAATTGCCAAGCTTGTGCAACAATTGAGGAATTAATGGCTTTAAAACCTGACTTTACATCAGAGGCGGCGTCTCCTCAAGCAGTTCGAGATTACAGTGAACACGTTTTAAGAAGTGGATCAAACTTAGTTGTGGTGACAGCAGGTGCTTTTGCGGATGCAGACCTTTATCAAAGTGTTCAACAAACAGCTAGAGAAACAGGTAAGCGCGTCTATATTGCTAGTGGTGCTGTCGGTGGTTTTGATGTTTTAAGGACCGCTGCTTTGATGAGTCCTATTAAGGCAACGATGACGTCTAAAAAATCAATCCGTTCTTTATTTTATTCACCATTATTTAAGTCACACTATCCCTTTATTACAGAACCAGAGCGTGCCTTTACCGGTTCAACGACCGAAGCGATTCAACAATTGCCGTTCCACTATAATGTTGCTGTTGCGACGGCACTAGCCAGCGCTGGTCCAGACCAAACAACCTTAAACATCGATGTCGTCCCTGATTTTGTCGGTGATGATTATAAAATTGAAATCGAAGGCGATGAAATCAAGACTGAATTGAATATTTATTCGCGCACACCACGTATTGCTGGTTGGAGTATTGTGGCTGCCTTACAAAATGCGGTGGCACCGATCGTCTTTTAA
- a CDS encoding DUF2812 domain-containing protein, with the protein MPNLLKSFKFFTIADYEKEEAYLSQMSKKGYQLKAVQFPGIYTFEKADAEPYAYRLYLRDAKKEDFDSYIQLFTDSGWEYVTEFATFSYFKKPLSDSNTELFSDNQSRLDMVKAIFYSRMLPILVIFTVIIVPNTNLLFQRVHFGGSGVINVLSLFLLALYLLYVIIIIYCGFGLYRLSKRYTEQ; encoded by the coding sequence ATGCCAAACCTATTGAAGTCTTTTAAATTTTTTACTATTGCTGATTATGAAAAAGAGGAAGCCTATCTCTCACAAATGAGCAAAAAAGGCTACCAGCTTAAAGCTGTCCAGTTTCCGGGAATTTATACCTTTGAGAAAGCTGATGCAGAGCCTTACGCTTACAGACTGTATTTAAGAGATGCTAAAAAAGAAGATTTTGACAGTTACATCCAACTTTTCACAGATAGCGGTTGGGAGTATGTGACTGAGTTTGCGACTTTTTCATACTTCAAAAAACCATTAAGCGATAGCAACACAGAATTATTTTCAGACAACCAATCGCGGCTAGATATGGTCAAAGCTATTTTTTATAGTCGGATGTTACCAATATTGGTTATATTTACAGTCATTATCGTGCCTAACACCAATCTGTTGTTTCAGCGTGTTCATTTTGGGGGAAGTGGTGTAATTAACGTTTTATCCCTATTCCTATTAGCCCTCTATCTGCTCTATGTCATTATCATTATCTACTGTGGGTTCGGTTTATACCGTTTAAGTAAACGATATACCGAGCAATAA
- a CDS encoding helix-turn-helix domain-containing protein: MRSNSRHATEEIERYILMYLKEGFSFKELKEDYGLLVNWTSFRDKVLRYQEHGINGIQVKSKSNKYSKEFKDLVVKEYLEDRLPIGQLAVKYNIPKVNTIRSWINKYTKGEEIMSYSPKSEVYTMIGKKSTHEEKIKIVQDCLANNLSYKETAEKYQVSYNNVYSWVKKYKKHGPDGLVDGRGRGKPNSVQTEEDRIRAENAALRARNEYLETENTALKKLEEVERELILRKRGMKQNTKQLRNYKKKDSN, encoded by the coding sequence ATGCGTTCAAATAGTAGACATGCAACTGAAGAAATCGAAAGATATATTTTGATGTATCTTAAGGAAGGATTCAGTTTCAAAGAATTAAAAGAAGACTATGGCTTATTAGTTAATTGGACGTCCTTTAGGGATAAAGTCTTAAGATATCAAGAACATGGTATTAATGGGATTCAAGTCAAATCTAAGTCTAATAAATATAGTAAAGAATTTAAGGACTTAGTCGTGAAAGAATATTTAGAAGATAGATTACCTATAGGTCAGCTAGCTGTTAAATATAATATACCAAAAGTTAATACTATTCGGAGCTGGATAAATAAGTATACTAAAGGGGAAGAAATTATGAGTTATTCTCCAAAATCCGAGGTGTATACGATGATAGGTAAAAAATCCACGCACGAAGAAAAAATCAAAATAGTCCAAGACTGCCTAGCCAATAATTTGTCTTATAAAGAAACTGCTGAAAAGTATCAGGTATCCTACAATAACGTGTATTCATGGGTTAAAAAATATAAGAAGCATGGTCCTGACGGACTAGTGGATGGACGAGGTCGAGGGAAACCAAACTCTGTTCAAACGGAAGAAGACAGAATCAGGGCTGAAAATGCGGCCTTGAGAGCACGAAATGAGTATCTAGAAACGGAGAACACGGCGTTAAAAAAGTTAGAAGAAGTGGAAAGAGAGTTGATATTACGCAAACGAGGTATGAAGCAGAATACCAAACAATTAAGAAATTACAAAAAGAAGGATTCAAATTAA
- a CDS encoding glycosyltransferase encodes MRIAIFTLGSRGDVQPYVALAKAAISKGHSAVICTGKSFQHFIEGNGVAFEAATSDLMAMLETEEGKMVFNDALKHPIKTKRYLKDVVNPAFRKTLDDFYKSAQGADIIIYHPKAFGAPDIAKFLGIPCISMPPVPITYPIEEFPNLAISPTRNLGKVINKLTYKVMDKAESASIKEVNDFREKTLNLPKRKSGEYTFNIDGREIPIIYPISSYLFKDVKSWADKVYLPGFFYLDTEIEVLEEEILKFINLGKEPIVISFSSMPLKSPDLFKEKLVKALKETDNRAIIIAGNSGITFEKEEEILTIKAAPHTLLFPLAKGIIHHGGVGTMAAALKSGNPQIIIPFAVDQPFWANRLYKLGYALKPIKEIEVTTEELISRFKELEKAEVKQKAQDIKSALSKENGTENAMKYIENYCDRYYNK; translated from the coding sequence ATGAGAATAGCAATATTTACACTTGGTTCAAGAGGGGATGTGCAACCTTATGTTGCCCTAGCAAAAGCCGCAATATCAAAAGGGCATAGTGCAGTAATATGTACCGGGAAAAGTTTTCAACATTTTATTGAAGGAAATGGTGTTGCGTTTGAAGCGGCTACAAGTGATTTGATGGCTATGCTTGAGACTGAAGAAGGGAAAATGGTATTTAATGATGCTTTGAAACACCCCATAAAGACTAAGCGCTATTTAAAAGATGTAGTGAATCCAGCATTTAGAAAAACATTAGATGACTTTTATAAAAGTGCACAAGGAGCAGATATAATTATTTATCATCCGAAAGCTTTTGGAGCGCCTGATATAGCAAAGTTTTTAGGCATTCCTTGTATCAGTATGCCGCCCGTTCCAATAACCTATCCAATTGAAGAGTTTCCGAATCTAGCAATATCACCTACCAGAAACTTGGGTAAAGTCATTAATAAATTAACATATAAAGTAATGGATAAGGCAGAAAGTGCTAGTATTAAGGAAGTAAATGATTTTAGAGAGAAAACATTAAACTTACCTAAGCGAAAAAGTGGTGAGTACACATTTAACATTGATGGTAGAGAGATACCTATCATCTATCCTATTAGTTCGTATTTATTTAAAGATGTGAAAAGTTGGGCAGATAAAGTGTATTTACCAGGATTTTTCTATCTTGATACGGAAATTGAAGTACTTGAGGAAGAAATACTTAAGTTTATTAATTTGGGAAAAGAACCCATTGTAATCTCCTTTAGCAGCATGCCCCTGAAGTCACCAGATCTATTCAAGGAGAAATTAGTTAAGGCACTAAAAGAAACCGATAATCGTGCAATTATTATAGCGGGTAATAGTGGAATTACTTTTGAAAAGGAAGAAGAGATTTTAACAATAAAAGCGGCTCCGCATACGTTGTTATTTCCTTTAGCTAAAGGAATAATACATCATGGTGGAGTTGGAACGATGGCAGCTGCATTAAAAAGTGGCAATCCACAAATAATTATACCTTTTGCAGTGGATCAGCCTTTTTGGGCAAATAGACTATATAAGTTAGGATATGCTTTAAAACCCATAAAAGAAATTGAAGTTACAACTGAAGAACTAATTAGCAGATTTAAAGAATTAGAAAAAGCTGAAGTAAAGCAAAAGGCTCAGGATATAAAAAGTGCTCTATCTAAAGAAAATGGGACAGAGAATGCTATGAAATATATTGAGAATTATTGTGATAGATATTACAATAAGTAA
- a CDS encoding GNAT family N-acetyltransferase, translating to MEIKLADKNNFGRNSLNDFRRYQEVKNVYRLKDGQLRLVYNPFTEDWDDERRIEKAEEILSGQYVTYCAFEGNRVVGEIMLLPRLNKDRLIIDSFHVSSDYRRRGIGRALLDAARQEALKRGAHALYASCCSAEETIRFYTAIGFRRSADPIASCIEDEPYDLQMECKII from the coding sequence TTGGAAATAAAACTTGCTGATAAAAACAATTTCGGTCGCAATTCTCTTAATGATTTTAGGCGATATCAAGAAGTGAAGAATGTATACCGTCTAAAAGATGGTCAGCTGAGATTGGTTTACAATCCCTTTACTGAAGACTGGGATGATGAACGCCGCATTGAAAAAGCAGAGGAGATTCTCAGCGGGCAATATGTGACCTACTGTGCTTTTGAAGGAAATCGAGTAGTTGGCGAGATTATGCTACTTCCACGACTGAACAAAGACCGCCTGATTATCGACAGTTTTCATGTCTCTTCAGATTATCGCCGTCGAGGAATAGGACGCGCCTTGCTTGATGCTGCCAGGCAAGAAGCCTTAAAACGGGGGGCGCATGCTTTATATGCTTCCTGCTGCAGTGCGGAAGAAACAATTCGTTTTTACACCGCAATAGGCTTCCGCCGGAGTGCTGATCCCATTGCTTCCTGCATAGAGGACGAGCCCTATGACTTGCAGATGGAATGCAAAATTATCTGA
- a CDS encoding Na/Pi cotransporter family protein translates to MEILMDVLLMLGGVAVFMFGMKQMSNGLEQSAGSGIRNIFKKINKNRTVNYGIGIGATALVQSSSATSIMTVGLAHAGIVSVKQGAGFILGSKVGTTLSAFIFALSGVSKGGFSISSVFAAFAFVGVLIIFSTENEKLNKIAPFLIGFGMLFIGMEVMESAIGGTDSILSIELSKVFKFEIMQQPILLVILGILFTAIIQSSSAATGIFIAFLATGVIQNIDQSFFLVMGANIGTCSDGIMASLTTNAKGKRIALFHVLTSLIGAISFTIILIIFRAPIVSVFERMFPAQPQFSLATFNLIYNTIYTLALLYFLDPLVNLVNKMIKDKKEDSQELKYIDERFLKTPTVAIEQALMELFDMAVLSKENLNRAFSALINGDTSEKKKINEVEDRIDFLTNQLADYFIKISSATQSADDEALIGSLHHVANDVERIGDYAMLLFKDTNDLKKRELSFSEQTKEELQEIYRNISDMFDLGFDTLKTREVENFQDVAELQKKIIKMISATRKEHVARLNSGVCSVEVSKNIYSVLFSLQRVSEHFLNIVYSVRSTTGDETEALLAYEKEFK, encoded by the coding sequence ATGGAAATTTTAATGGATGTACTGCTTATGCTAGGCGGCGTTGCCGTATTTATGTTTGGTATGAAGCAAATGAGTAATGGTTTAGAACAGAGCGCAGGATCCGGAATTAGAAATATTTTCAAGAAAATTAACAAAAACAGAACAGTGAACTACGGTATCGGTATTGGTGCCACCGCACTTGTTCAATCGTCTTCCGCAACATCAATTATGACAGTTGGTTTAGCCCATGCAGGTATTGTATCTGTGAAGCAGGGTGCTGGCTTTATCTTAGGATCAAAAGTTGGAACAACGTTGTCAGCCTTTATCTTTGCTCTTTCAGGTGTTAGCAAGGGTGGCTTTAGTATCAGTTCTGTATTTGCGGCTTTCGCTTTCGTGGGAGTTTTGATTATTTTCTCAACTGAAAATGAAAAGCTAAATAAAATTGCGCCATTTCTAATCGGATTTGGTATGTTATTTATCGGTATGGAAGTAATGGAATCAGCTATCGGCGGTACTGATTCAATATTGAGTATTGAACTGTCTAAAGTCTTTAAATTTGAAATTATGCAACAACCGATTTTACTTGTTATTTTAGGTATTCTCTTTACAGCGATTATCCAATCGTCTTCAGCAGCAACAGGTATCTTTATTGCCTTTTTAGCAACTGGCGTTATTCAAAACATTGACCAATCATTCTTCCTTGTTATGGGAGCGAACATTGGAACATGTAGTGATGGGATTATGGCATCACTAACAACAAATGCTAAAGGAAAACGCATTGCCTTATTCCACGTACTAACAAGTTTGATTGGGGCAATTTCATTTACTATTATTTTAATAATTTTTAGAGCACCAATTGTTTCCGTTTTTGAAAGAATGTTCCCAGCTCAACCTCAATTTAGCTTGGCAACATTCAACTTGATTTACAATACGATTTACACACTTGCTTTACTTTATTTCTTAGATCCACTCGTTAACTTGGTTAATAAAATGATCAAAGATAAAAAAGAAGACAGTCAAGAGTTGAAGTATATCGACGAACGTTTCTTGAAAACACCAACAGTTGCAATCGAGCAAGCTTTAATGGAATTGTTTGATATGGCTGTTTTATCAAAAGAAAACTTGAACCGTGCCTTTTCAGCATTAATCAACGGTGATACGAGCGAAAAGAAAAAAATTAATGAAGTAGAAGACCGCATTGACTTCTTAACAAATCAACTTGCAGACTACTTTATTAAAATTTCATCTGCAACACAATCTGCTGATGATGAAGCTTTAATCGGTAGTTTACACCACGTTGCCAATGACGTTGAACGTATTGGTGACTATGCGATGTTACTATTTAAAGATACTAACGATTTGAAAAAACGTGAGCTATCCTTCTCAGAACAGACGAAAGAGGAATTACAAGAGATTTACAGAAATATCTCTGATATGTTCGATTTAGGCTTCGACACCTTGAAAACGCGTGAAGTTGAAAACTTCCAAGATGTAGCAGAGCTTCAGAAGAAAATTATTAAAATGATTTCTGCAACACGTAAAGAGCACGTTGCACGTCTGAACTCAGGCGTTTGTTCAGTCGAAGTATCGAAAAACATATACTCTGTTTTATTCTCGCTACAACGTGTATCTGAACATTTCTTGAATATTGTTTACTCTGTTCGTTCAACAACAGGTGACGAAACAGAAGCCTTGCTTGCTTACGAAAAAGAATTTAAATAA
- a CDS encoding DUF1801 domain-containing protein has translation MAELKTKENDGDVHEFITTFANTQQKREDSFELVKFMQKVTGYPPKLWGESMIGFGTYHYKSDRSKQEGDWPLVAFSPRKAAISLYVFTGNPEHEYLLENLGKFKMGKACIYAKRLSDINTDALEKLILATIAFLEDKYGKSTNPMN, from the coding sequence ATGGCAGAGTTAAAAACTAAGGAAAATGATGGAGATGTTCATGAATTTATCACCACCTTCGCGAACACCCAACAAAAGCGTGAGGATAGTTTTGAACTAGTGAAATTTATGCAAAAAGTGACTGGCTATCCACCTAAGTTGTGGGGTGAGTCGATGATTGGATTTGGAACGTACCATTATAAGTCTGACCGCAGCAAACAAGAAGGCGATTGGCCATTAGTGGCATTTTCCCCTCGCAAAGCCGCCATCTCCTTATATGTCTTTACAGGAAATCCAGAGCACGAGTATTTATTAGAAAATCTGGGTAAATTTAAAATGGGAAAAGCATGCATCTACGCTAAGCGACTCTCCGATATAAACACTGATGCACTAGAAAAATTAATACTTGCTACGATTGCATTCTTAGAAGATAAGTATGGGAAGTCAACTAACCCAATGAATTAG
- a CDS encoding TetR/AcrR family transcriptional regulator, which yields MNKRFYQLESQKQMDIINAGIKYFARFEYKKASTEDIAKSAGISKSVLFHYFKNKETYLRFYIIMQRN from the coding sequence ATGAATAAAAGATTTTATCAGTTAGAATCACAAAAGCAGATGGATATAATTAATGCAGGCATTAAATATTTTGCAAGATTTGAATATAAAAAAGCATCTACAGAAGATATAGCGAAAAGCGCTGGGATATCTAAGAGCGTATTATTTCATTACTTCAAGAATAAGGAAACATATTTGCGTTTTTATATAATTATGCAGAGGAACTAA